Proteins encoded together in one Triticum dicoccoides isolate Atlit2015 ecotype Zavitan chromosome 7B, WEW_v2.0, whole genome shotgun sequence window:
- the LOC119339367 gene encoding D-3-phosphoglycerate dehydrogenase 3, chloroplastic-like — MALATPLRHLLAAAPDPATGAPPSLQAQPARAFPPHRRLLLRSIRLVAAPSSDATRHAGVAARAAGGGRPTVLVTEKLGAAGLELLRAFANVDCAYELTAEELRAKVSLVDALVVRSATRVTREVFEAARGRLRVVGRAGVGIDNVDLQAATEAGCLVVNAPTANTVAAAEHAVALLAAMARNVAQADASLKAGKWQRSKYVGVSLVGKTIAIMGFGKVGSEVARRAKGLGMDVIAHDPYAPVDRARAIGVDLVSFDDAISTADFISLHMPLTPSTTKIFNDETFAKMTKGVRLINVARGGVVDEEALLRALDNGTVAQAALDVFFEEPPPKDSKLVHHENVTVTPHLGASTTEAQEGVALEIAEAVIGALKGELAATAVNAPMVSAEVLAELSPYVILAEKLGRLAVQLVAGGSGIKAVKIVYSSARDPDDLDTRILRGMVTKGIVEPISSAFVNIVNADYVAKQRGLRIIEEQILLDGSPEIPIKSIQVQLANVESKFASALSDDGDIRVEGKVKDGTPHLTLVGPFSVDVSLEGNLLLCRQVDQPGIIGKVGSILGTMNLNVNFMSVGRIAPGKQAIMAIGIDEEPDKEALKLIGETPSVQEFVFLKL, encoded by the exons ATGGCATTGGCGACGCCGCTCCGCCACCTCCTCGCCGCGGCCCCCGACCCCGCCACCGGTGCGCCGCCGTCCCTGCAGGCGCAGCCAGCGCGCGCCTTCCCGCCCCaccgccgcctccttctccgctCCATCAGGCTCGTCGCGGCGCCGTCATCGGATGCCACGAGGCACGCGGGGGTCGCGGCGAGGGCGGCGGGCGGGGGCCGGCCGACGGTGCTGGTGACGGAGAAGCTGGGCGCGGCGGGGCTGGAGCTGCTGCGGGCGTTCGCCAACGTGGACTGCGCGTACGAGCTGACGGCGGAGGAGCTACGCGCCAAGGTGTCGCTGGTGGACGCGCTGGTGGTGCGCAGCGCCACGCGGGTGACGCGGGAGGTCTTCGAGGCCGCGCGCGGGCGCCTGCGCGTCGTGGGCCGCGCCGGCGTCGGCATCGACAACGTCGACCTCCAGGCCGCCACCGAGGCCGGCTGCCTCGTCGTCAACGCGCCCACCGCcaacaccgtcgccgccgccgagcacGCCGTCGCGCTCCTCGCCGCCATGGCCCGCAACGTCGCCCAGGCCGACGCCTCGCTCAAGGCCG GCAAATGGCAGCGTAGCAAATATGTCGGAGTTTCCTTGGTTGGAAAGACAATAGCTATTATGGGCTTTGGAAAGGTTGGTTCAGAGGTTGCTCGACGAGCGAAAGGACTTGGAATGGATGTCATTGCTCATGACCCGTATGCCCCCGTTGACAGAGCCCGGGCTATCGGTGTAGATCTTGTATCGTTCGATGATGCCATCTCTACTGCAGACTTCATATCACTGCATATGCCTCTAACACCGTCAACAACAAAAATATTCAACGATGAGACTTTTGCAAAAATGACGAAAGGAGTAAGGCTTATCAATGTTGCGAGGGGTGGAGTGGTCGATGAAGAAGCATTGCTGAGAGCACTTGATAACGGGACTGTTGCACAG GCAGCACTCGACGTGTTCTTTGAAGAGCCACCGCCAAAAGACAGCAAGTTAGTACACCATGAAAATGTCACGGTGACGCCTCATCTTGGAGCTAGCACAACAGAAGCACAG GAAGGCGTTGCCCTTGAAATCGCAGAGGCCGTTATCGGTGCACTGAAAGGTGAACTCGCTGCTACTGCTGTCAATGCCCCAATGGTCTCTGCCGAG GTTTTAGCCGAGTTATCCCCATATGTCATCCTTGCTGAGAAGTTGGGACGTCTCGCCGTGCAACTCGTGGCTGGTGGCAGTGGGATCAAGGCAGTCAAGATTGTCTACTCATCAGCTAGAGACCCGGATGACCTGGACACAAGAATTCTCCGCGGCATGGTCACAAAAGGCATCGTCGAGCCCATTTCGAGTGCATTCGTCAACATTGTCAATGCCGACTACGTTGCCAAGCAACGAGGGCTCCGCATAATCGAGGAGCAGATCCTCCTCGACGGCTCCCCCGAGATCCCTATAAAATCCATCCAGGTCCAGCTTGCCAATGTGGAGTCCAAGTTCGCCAGCGCGTTGTCCGATGACGGCGACATCAGGGTGGAGGGCAAGGTTAAGGATGGCACGCCGCATCTCACGCTCGTCGGCCCTTTCAGCGTCGACGTCAGCCTTGAGGGCAACCTGTTGCTGTGCCGGCAAGTCGACCAGCCGGGCATCATCGGCAAGGTGGGATCGATTCTTGGGACGATGAACCTGAATGTCAACTTTATGAGCGTTGGGAGGATTGCTCCTGGGAAGCAGGCCATCATGGCCATTGGGATTGATGAGGAGCCTGACAAGGAAGCTCTCAAGTTGATCGGGGAGACGCCGTCGGTACAGGAGTTTGTCTTTCTTAAGCTTTAG